Genomic window (Dyadobacter fanqingshengii):
TAATGCCAAAATCAGAAGAAGTTCCTTCGGCGAAAATTACGCCAACGCCGGTTGAACCGATCAGGGTTGTTGTAGTGGCAGTGGAAACAAATGATCAGGATCAGCCTAAATCTTCCAAATTTTCAAAAGTGTTTCGTCAGCTGAAAAATGCGAGAGCGGGTGAGCGCGTGGATTGGGAAGAAGTGGGTTTTAATCCAAAAAGCCTGGTTGCGAAAGTAGACGACCGCTTGCGCAACGGAGAAGAAAAGGTGTCGGAAAAATATCATAACCTCAAAGAGAAGACAAAACTTTAAAACCACAGCCATGAAACTGAAATTATATATAGCCGGCATTTTCCTCTTTTTTGCAATGAAAATTAATGCCGGAGATTTGCGCAACGTTCATTCGGGATACGCGTCTGAAAAAGATTCAATCATTGTGACATTTGGAAATAGGACCCGGCTGATTATCTACGGCGAAAATCGGAAGGAACTGGATAAGATTATGCAGTATGATCTGAACACATTGTTGAAAGACCTGAAAATCAAGCTGGACAGTTCCAGTTCGGACACCACATATCTTAGGGAGGAAATTAATGGGACAAAATATTTGAAGGACAAATCAAATGATGAAGATTACGTACGGATCGGACTTCGCGGCATCCACATAAAGGACGGAGACACGGAGGTGACCATCAATGCGAAAGGCGTCGAGGTTAATGATGACGGAGACACTGTTACCACAGACTCAAATTACCGGCGCACCGGGAAGCGTTTTTACAGATCAGGCGGCGGATCTAGCCCGCGGAAAGGTTTCAACATTGCATTAGGCTTGAATACCTATGGAACAAACGAAGCCACACAAGGCTATAATAAAGAAGATTACGACCTGAAACCGTTCGGTTCACGGTATTTAAGCCTCGGCTACATTGCCAGTACAACCATTGTCAAAGGTAAAAATGCCAGGTTGCATCTTGATTTCGGGGTTGATTTCTCCTGGTACAATCTAATGTTCGACGGAAATAATACGATTGAAAAAGATTCTCTCAAAGTTGATTTTACACCGGTCACGGATGAGGACGGGAATGTAGTCAACATGAAAAAGACCAAGCTGGTTGTCCCTTATGTGAATCTTTCCCTAATGCCTACGCTTAGTTTCTCACGGTCATTTATATCATACATTAGTGCCGGAGTCTACGGAGGTTATCGTTTGGGCAGCTATACCAAACTAAGGCGCGAGGGAAGTAAGGATGTAGACCACGTTCGTCAAAATTTCTACATAGAGGATTTGCGCTATGGTTTTGCAGCAGAGCTAGGCATCCGAAATTTTCCTGATTTTTTCGTCAGCTACGATTTCAATAATCTATATGAAGCAGGCAAAGGGCCATCGGTGAGGATGCTCAGCTTCGGGGTGCGATTATTTTGAAAATGCTAAAAAGTGTGCGATAGCGGCCTGAAACAATGTATTTTGTTTGGGCCGCTATTTTTATTTATTTTTTTTTGAAAACAATTTGAGAATTTAATAAAAGAGCTTAATTTTGCGACTCCAAAAAGTGAGACAAGCGGTTTTCACGGTTGTGTTGAAATGTTGATTGGGGGTGTACCAGAGCGGCCAAATGGGGCAGACTGTAAATCTGCTGGTGTATGCCTACGGTGGTTCGAATCCATCCGCCCCCACAGTTTGTGCCATAATGAGCTTCTGAAATTACCAGTTTCAGGAGAGGCAAAAACAAATGCGGAAGTAGCTCAGCTGGTAGAGCGATAGCCTTCCAAGCTATAGGTCGCGAGTTCGAACCTCGTCTTCCGCTCATTTAAAACACCATCGAAGCGATTAGCGAAAACATTCAATTGAAACTTTTTCGCTAATCGCTTTTTGGTGTTAACTGATAGAAATGTTAAACGTAACATTTTAAATGTATTGGAATTTTGCTTTTGTAGCTCAGGGGTAGAGCACTTCCTTGGTAAGGAAGAGGTCAGGGGTTCAAATCCCCTCAAAAGCTCGGAAGATGAGACTTTGAGTAAAGCACTTTCTTGGTAAGAAAGAGGCCAGGGGCGGCCGCCGCGCGGTTCAAATCCCCTCAAAAGCTCGGAAAAGATTTTGATCCTTGTATTTAGTTAAATTGATTTTGGAGTGCTTGGCTAGTGTAAGCTAAACAGGATCAATCATTAGTGTTTAATAAATTGTAACTTTTAATTTTAAGCGTACTTAAGTCATGGCAAAAGAGACGTTTGACCGCTCGAAACCCCACGTAAATATTGGTACTATCGGGCACGTTGACCACGGTAAAACTACCCTTACCGCTGCTATCACAACTGTGTTGGCAAAGAAGGGTTTAGCAGTACTTCGCGATTTCTCATCAATTGATAATGCTCCTGAAGAGAAAGAGCGTGGTATCACGATTAACACATCCCACGTTGAGTATTCGACAGCAAACCGTCACTATGCTCACGTTGACTGTCCAGGTCACGCGGATTATGTAAAGAACATGGTAACTGGTGCTGCCCAGATGGACGGCGCTATCATCGTAGTTGCTGCTACTGATGGACCAATGCCACAAACACGTGAGCACATTCTTTTGGCTCGCCAGGTTGGTGTTCCTCAGCTTGTTGTGTTCATGAATAAAGTGGATATGGTTGATGATCCAGAACTTCTTGAACTTGTTGAAATGGAAATCCGTGAGCTTTTGAGCTTCTACGATTACGATGGAGACAACATCCCAGTTATCCAAGGTTCTGCTTTGGGTGGTTTGAATGGAGAAGAAAAATGGGTTAAAACGATCGAAGAATTGATGGACGCTGTTGACAGCTACATTCCAATTCCTCCACGTATGACTGACCTTCCTTTCCTTATGCCTGTTGAAGACGTATTCTCGATCACTGGTCGTGGTACTGTTGCAACTGGTCGTATTGAAAGAGGTGTAATCAACTCAGGTGAAGCAGTTGATATCCTTGGAATGGGTGCAGAAGGTCTTAAATCAGTAGTAACTGGTGTTGAGATGTTCCGTAAGATCCTTGACCGTGGAGAAGCTGGTGACAACGTAGGACTTTTGCTTCGTGGTATCAACAAAGAAGATATCCGTCGTGGAATGGTAATCTGCAAGCCAGGTTCAGTTAAGCCTCATGCTGCTTTCAAAGGCGAGGTTTATGTACTTTCGAAAGAAGAAGGTGGACGTCACACTCCATTCTTTAACAAATACCGTCCTCAGTTTTACTTCCGTACCACGGACGTAACAGGTGAAATTTCTCTTCCAGCTGGTGTAGAAATGGTTATGCCTGGTGATAACATCACAATTGATGTGAAATTGATCAACAAGATTGCTATGGAAAAAGGTCTTCGTTTCGCGATTCGTGAAGGTGGACGTACCGTAGGTGCTGGTCAGGTAACTGAAATTCTTGACTAATCAAGATTGTAATACTAAAACAAGTGCATTTCCTATGAGATGCACTTGTTTTTTATAATTAAATCGTATCTTTGCAGCCCGAAAGTACGGGTCGTTAGATAAACGGGTGTAGTTCAAGGGTAGAATAGCGGTCTCCAAAACCGTTGATGGGAGTTCGAATCTCTCCACCCGTGCATAATAAAAGGACAAATGGAAAAATTTACTTCTTTTTTGAAAGCTTCCTGGGAAGAAATCACAGAACATGTGACATGGCCTCCTTTTAACGAGCTTCAGGCCAATACAACATTGGTACTTGTTGGTTCCCTTATTTTCGCCTTTGTAGTAGGCGTAATGGATTTTGTCTTTGAAAATGCACTGAATCTGTTTTATCAGTCTTTTTAAGGCTATTTTTATTATAGTGGCAACCCCCGGAATGGTATGAGTAGTCTAAATTGGTTTGTATTGAGAGCAGTGTCTGGACAAGAGAAAAAAATCAAGTCCTACATTGAAAATGAAATAACACGGCAGAAACTTAATGAATTCGTTCCGCAGATTCTGATACCTTCTGAGAAGATATATGAAATGCGTAACGGAAAGAAACGTGTTAGGGAAAAAAACTTTTTTCCTGGATACATAATCATTTCGGCTGATTTATCTAAAGGAGAAGTTCTTCACATAATTACCAGTATTCCTGGTGTTATAGGCTTCCTCGGAAATGCAGAAGGTAATTCAAAAGTTCCTGTGCCACTTCGTCAATCTGAGATCAACAGGATCTTAGGTAAGGTAGACGAGGCTGAGCAGCACGAAGAAGCACCAAGCATGTCGTTTATCAGAGGGGAAACGGTCAAAGTCGTTGACGGTCCTTTCAGCGGCTTTATCGGAGTGGTTGAAGAAGTATTTGATGAGAAGAAAAAACTCAATGTAGTTGTAAAAATATTCGGGCGTAATACACCCGTGGAACTCAGTTACGCACAAGTCGAAAAGGATAGTTGAAAGCATAATGGGCAGGGTAAGCTTCCACTTGCATATAAGCCGTTAAGCGATCAATGAACCGAAAATTACAAAAACAATGGCAAAAGAAATAGGTGGATACGTCAAACTACAGGTAAAAGGTGGCCAAGCCAATCCTTCACCTCCTATCGGTCCTGCATTGGGTTCGAAGGGTTTGAATATCATGGAGTTTTGCAAGCAATTCAATGGCCGTACCCAGGATAAAATGGGTGTGGTATTGCCGGTAGTTATTACTTACTATAAGGATAAGTCTTTTGACTTCGTCATTAAGACCCCCCCGGCCGCGATTCTGCTTCTGGAAGCATCAAAAGTAAAGACAGGTTCGGCTCAGCCAAACCGTTTGAAAGTAGGTTCGGTATCATGGGATCAGGTTCGTACGATCGCTGAAACTAAGATGCCTGACTTAAACTGCTTTACAATTGATTCTGCTATGAAGATGATAGCGGGAACGGCTCGTAGTATGGGTATTACTGTTGCAGGCAAGGCCCCGTGGGAAGAAAACAACTGAGCGTAAAAATATTTATACGCTGAAAGAAACAAAGAACATGGGAAAATTAACCAAAAAGCAAAAAGAAGCTCTTTCGAAATTCGACGCAAATCAAGTTTACTCTCTTGAGCAAGCAGCGGACGTACTTAAGACGATTTCTTATACCAAATTTGATTCTTCCGTGGATATCGATGTCCGTCTGGGCGTGGATCCACGTAAAGCTGATCAAATGGTACGTGGCGTGGTAACATTGCCACACGGAACCGGAAAAGAAGTTCGTGTATTGGTTTTGTGTACTCCCGATAAGGAGGCAGAAGCGAAAGAAGCAGGAGCGGATTATGTTGGCCTTGATGAGTATATCCAAAAGATTGAACAAGGTTGGACAGACATCGACGTAATTATCACAATGCCGAGTGTGATGGCAAAAGTGGGACGGTTAGGTAAGGTTTTAGGTCCTCGCGGATTGATGCCAAACCCTAAATCAGGAACGGTAACTCCGGACGTAGCGAAAGCTGTGAAGGAAGTAAAAGCAGGTAAGATTGATTTCAAAGTTGACAAAACAGGAATCATTCACGCAAGTGTTGGTAAAGTTTCTTTTGGAAACGAACAGCTTGTACAAAATGCTACGGAAGTTATCAATACTCTGGTTCGCCTTAAACCATCATCGGCAAAAGGAACTTACGTAAAAAGCATTCACTTGTCAAGTACGATGAGCCCGGGTGTTACTATTGATAAAAACACGATTCCAGGATTATAATATGACACGGGAAGAGAAAGCAGTAATTATAGACGAATTGAGTCAAAAATTCGCTAGCACCCCATACTTCTATATAACAAATGCAAGCGGCATGTCCGTAGGCGAAGTTAATACACTAAGAGGCCTTTGCTTCGAACGTGGCGTGGAGTATCGTGTTGTTAAGAATACATTGATAAGAAAAGCACTAGAAACATTAGATACGGATTATTCTTCTTTTGACGAAGTTTTAAAAGGAATGTCCGGAGTTATGTTTCACCCGGAGTCAGGTAAGGTTCCTGCACAATTGATTAAAGAATTCAAGAAGAAATCAGGTACCGACAAGCTTAAATTTAAAGGAGCTTCTGTTGATTCATCTGTTTTCGTTGGTGAAAGCCAGCTTGACGTTCTGATCGCTCTGAAATCAAAACAAGAAATGATTGGAGAGATTATCGGATTGTTGCAATCACCTGCTAAAAATGTTATCGGCGCTCTTCAAAGCGGTGGAAACAAATTGGCTGGTATTTTGAAAACCTTGTCTGAGAAAGAAGACTAAATATTAATAGCCAGGCTGAGCTCTCCGGGAAAAAAAATGGAGCTTTTAAAATCATCTTATTGTATAATCAAAAAATCTAAATAAAAATGGCAGATTTGAAAGCTTTCGCAGAACAGCTTGTTAACCTTACGGTTAAAGAAGTGAACGAATTGGCTACAATTCTTAAGGACGAATACGGCATTGAGCCTGCAGCTGCTGGTGCAGTTATGGTAGCAGGTCCTGCTGCTGGCGGTGGTTCAGATGCTCCTGCAGCTGAGGAGAAAACATCTTTTGATGTAATCTTGAAAGCAGCCGGTCAAAGCAAACTTGCTGTTGTGAAATTGGTTAAAGACCTTACAGGTCTTGGCTTGAAAGAAGCAAAAGAACTTGTTGACGGTGCTCCAAAACCTGTTAAAGAAGGAGTTGCAAAAGACGAAGCTGAGGCTTTGAAAAAACAACTTGAAGAAGCTGGTGCAGAAGTTGAAGTGAAGTAATTTGCTTTATACCAATAGCCTATAATTCGAAGGAATGAGGCCTGATTTACGTCAGGTCTTTTTCCTATTTATGCATACACCAAACGAAAAACGAGTTTTTTACGTTTGAATTTAGATAGCCCAAATTTTTATCCGGATCTATCATTCTTCTTTTCAAATAATTTGCGCGAAACACTTCTTTACTCGTAGGAAAGGAGAATAGGGGCAATTATTTATCTCTACGAGGCAAAAGATTAGGTTTAAAACTAATTATTACGATTGCGTTGCGTAAAGTTTTCTTCGGCGCATTAGTTTTTCTACTAACCAAAATCAGACATAGCCTTGGCTACAATTAAAGCAACACCTAGAAAGAATTTTTCCAGGATCAATCAGATTATCGATTATCCAGATTTGCTAGGAATCCAGGTTCAATCATTCCGGGATTTCTTCAGTCTTGATACATCGGTTGAAGATCGTTCGGGAGAAGGATTGTACAAAGTTTTCGCAGAAAACTTTCCTATTGCCGATTCACGCGACAATTTCGTGCTGGAGTTCATCGATTATCTTCTTGAACCACCGAAATATTCTGTCGATGAATCCATTGATCGCGGACTGACTTATGCAGTGCCGTTGAAAGCAAAATTACGTTTGATATGTAATGATGCTGATCATGAAGAATTTGAAACCATTGAGCAGGAAGTTTTCTTAGGAAACATTCCTTACATGACCGAAAGAGGTTCTTTCGTAATTAATGGTGCAGAGCGCGTTATCGTTTCACAACTTCACCGCTCACCAGGTGTGTTCTTCTCCATGAGCAAGCACACCAACGGTTCTAAATTGTACTCTGCGCGTATTATTCCTTTCAAAGGTTCTTGGATTGAATTCTCGACGGATGTTAACAATGTGATGTACGCGTACATCGACCGTAAGAAAAAATTCCCTGTTACAACACTTTTGAGAGCCATCGGTTTTGGTTCAGATAAAGATATTCTTGACCTGTTCGGTCTGTCAGAAGAAATCAGTGCAACGCCTGCAAACTTGAAAAAAGCAGTAGGCCGCCGTTTGGCTGCAAGGGTTCTTCGTACATGGACTGAGGATTTCGTGGATGAAGATACGGGCGAGGTTGTTTCTATCCAGCGTAACGAAGTTTTGCTGGAACGTGACTCAACCATTTCCCCAGAGGATATCGAAGTGATTGTAGAATCCGGACAGAAGTCTGTGATTTTGCACAAAGAGGATATGAATGTTGCGGATTATAATATCATTTATAACACGTTACAAAAAGATAGCTCAAACTCTGATAAAGAGGCAGTTGAGCAAATTTACCGCCAATTGCGTAATGCTGAGGCACCGGACGAACAAACGGCTCGCGATGTAATCCAGAGCTTGTTCTTCAGTGACAAACGTTACGACCTTGGTGATGTTGGCCGTTACAGGATCAACAAAAAACTAGGTTCTGACACAAGTTTGGACGTTCGCGTTCTGACAACCGGTGATATCGTTTCTATCGTGAAGTATCTGATCGGTCTGATCAATGCAAAAGCCGTTGTCGATGATATTGACCACTTGTCAAACCGTCGTGTGCGTACAGTTGGCGAGCAGCTTTATGCTCAGTTTGGTGTAGGTCTTGCACGTATGGCGCGTACAATTAAAGAGCGTATGAATGTTCGTGATAATGAAGACTTTAAGCCTGTTGATTTGATCAATGCGCGGACTTTGTCTTCTGTGATCAACTCATTCTTTGGTACTAACCAATTGTCGCAGTTCATGGATCAAACCAATCCATTGGCTGAGATTACGCACAAGCGTAGAATGTCTGCACTTGGGCCGGGTGGTCTTTCTCGCGAAAGAGCTGGTTTCGAGGTTCGTGACGTTCACTACACGCACTACGGTCGTCTTTGTACGATTGAAACTCCGGAAGGACCGAACATTGGTTTGATTTCATCCCTTTGCGTTTTTGCAAAAGTAAATGGAATGGGCTTTATCGAAACACCTTATCGCGTAATCGATGGCGCTGGTAAGCTGACGAACGAGCTTATATATATGACTGCCGAAGAAGAAGATTCCAAATACATCGCCCAAGCTAATGCTTCGGTGGATAAAGAAGGAAACTTTACGGTAGAAAAAATTAAAACGCGTTTCGAAGGTGATTTCCCGATGGTAGATCCTTCACAAGCGTCGTTTATGGACGTTGCTGCGAACCAGATTGTTTCCGTTGCCGCTTCATTGATTCCATTCCTGGAACACGATGATGCCAACCGTGCTTTGATGGGATCGAACATGCAGCGCCAAGGTGTTCCTTTGTTGCGCCCACAAGCGCCTATCGTTGGAACGGGCCTTGAAAAGCGTGTTGCAATGGATTCAAGAGCATTGGTTGTTGCAGAAGGCGACGGTGTAATTGAGTTTGTTGATGCGAAGAAAATTGTTGTTAAATACGACAGAACAGATGACGAACGCCTTGTAAGCTTTATTGAAGACAGCGTTTCTTACGATCTGGTTAAATTCCGTCGTACCAACCAGGACACTTGCCTTAACCTTCAACCAATGGTTCTTAAAGGCCAAAAGGTGAAAAAAGGTGAAGCATTGTGCCAGGGATATGGAACAGAAGGTGGTGAACTTGCTTTGGGCCGTAACTTATTGGTTGCATTCATGCCTTGGCAGGGATACAACTTTGAGGATGCGATTGTAATCTCAGAGAAAGTGGTTCGTGAGGATATCTTCACTTCTATTCACATTGAAGAATTTGAATTGGAAGTGCGTGATACGAAACGTGGAGAAGAAGAACTTACTGCTGAAATTCCAAACGTAAGTGAAGAAACGGTAAAGAATCTGGATGAAAACGGAATCGTTCAAGTTGGTACGGAAGTAAAAGAAGGAGATATTTTAATTGGGAAGATCACTCCAAAAGGAGAATCAGATCCAACTCCGGAAGAAAAACTGCTTCGTGCGATCTTTGGTGATAAAGCCGGTGATGTGAAGGATGCTTCGAAAAAAGCGCCGCCATCGATGAAAGGTGTGGTTATTGATACTAAACTTTTCTCTCGCCCAACCAAAGAAGAGCGTGCTAAACACAAAGACGAACTTCGTCTATTAATGAAAAAATACGGCCGTGAGCTTACTGCGCTTCGTGGACGTATCATTGAGAAACTGGTTGCATTGGTTGACGGTAAAACGAGCCAGGGTGTTAAACACAAGTTTGGTGATGAATTGGTAAGCAAAGGAATGAAGTTCAATGTGAGAAATATCTCTGAGAACCTCTTCCCTGCAAACAACCCTTACCGCGATGAATCTCAATATGCAGTTGCCGAAGAAGTTAACTTGATCGGTGACGTGTTGACAGATTCCTGGACTGAGGATTCAGAAACCAACTTGCAAGTTTCATTGGTTTTGAAAAATTACCTGAACGCCCGCAGTGAATTGATGGGCCGTTTCAAACGCGATCGTTTTGCGCTTGAAGTAGGTGATGAGCTTCCAGCTGGAATCGTAAAATTGGCAAAAGTATACATTGCTAAGAAACGTAAATTGAAAGTTGGGGATAAAATGGCAGGTCGTCACGGTAACAAAGGGGTTGTTGCCCGTATTGTTCGTGATGAAGATATGCCATTCCTTGAAGACGGAACGCCAATGGATATCGTGTTGAACCCACTTGGGGTGCCTTCACGTATGAACATTGGTCAGATATATGAAACCATTCTTGCTTGGGCAGGTTTGAAACTAGGTCGTCGCTATGCTACTCCGATCTTCGATGGAGCTACGGAAGCAGAAGTTGCGGCTGAGTTGAAAGAAGCTGGATTGCCAGATTGGGGACGTACATTCCTATATAATGGTTTGAGCGGAGAGCGCTTTGATCAGCAGATTACAGTTGGTTTGATGTACATGATGAAACTGGGTCACTTGGTTGACGATAAAATGCACGCGCGTTCTATTGGGCCATACTCGCTCATTACACAGCAACCATTGGGTGGTAAAGCACAATTCGGAGGTCAGCGTTTTGGAGAAATGGAAGTTTGGGCGCTTGAAGCGTTTGGAGCATCTCACATTCTTCAGGAAATCCTTACTGTTAAATCCGATGACGTGGTTGGCCGCGCCAAAGCATACGAAGCAATCGTGAAAGGTGAAAACCTTCCGAAACCAAATATTCCGGAGTCATTCAACGTACTTGTTCACGAGCTTCGTGGATTAGCATTGGAGATTACGCTGGACTAATATTTAGTCGTTGGCGCGGGAAGCCGCGCCATTAATGAAATCAACTTTTAGACAAACGACTTTTTAATTATGTCTTTCAAAAAGAACAAAAAACTGAATAGTGATTTTTCCAGAATGACGATCAGTCTGGCTTCA
Coding sequences:
- the rplK gene encoding 50S ribosomal protein L11, encoding MAKEIGGYVKLQVKGGQANPSPPIGPALGSKGLNIMEFCKQFNGRTQDKMGVVLPVVITYYKDKSFDFVIKTPPAAILLLEASKVKTGSAQPNRLKVGSVSWDQVRTIAETKMPDLNCFTIDSAMKMIAGTARSMGITVAGKAPWEENN
- the rplA gene encoding 50S ribosomal protein L1; the protein is MGKLTKKQKEALSKFDANQVYSLEQAADVLKTISYTKFDSSVDIDVRLGVDPRKADQMVRGVVTLPHGTGKEVRVLVLCTPDKEAEAKEAGADYVGLDEYIQKIEQGWTDIDVIITMPSVMAKVGRLGKVLGPRGLMPNPKSGTVTPDVAKAVKEVKAGKIDFKVDKTGIIHASVGKVSFGNEQLVQNATEVINTLVRLKPSSAKGTYVKSIHLSSTMSPGVTIDKNTIPGL
- the rplJ gene encoding 50S ribosomal protein L10 yields the protein MTREEKAVIIDELSQKFASTPYFYITNASGMSVGEVNTLRGLCFERGVEYRVVKNTLIRKALETLDTDYSSFDEVLKGMSGVMFHPESGKVPAQLIKEFKKKSGTDKLKFKGASVDSSVFVGESQLDVLIALKSKQEMIGEIIGLLQSPAKNVIGALQSGGNKLAGILKTLSEKED
- the tuf gene encoding elongation factor Tu, with amino-acid sequence MAKETFDRSKPHVNIGTIGHVDHGKTTLTAAITTVLAKKGLAVLRDFSSIDNAPEEKERGITINTSHVEYSTANRHYAHVDCPGHADYVKNMVTGAAQMDGAIIVVAATDGPMPQTREHILLARQVGVPQLVVFMNKVDMVDDPELLELVEMEIRELLSFYDYDGDNIPVIQGSALGGLNGEEKWVKTIEELMDAVDSYIPIPPRMTDLPFLMPVEDVFSITGRGTVATGRIERGVINSGEAVDILGMGAEGLKSVVTGVEMFRKILDRGEAGDNVGLLLRGINKEDIRRGMVICKPGSVKPHAAFKGEVYVLSKEEGGRHTPFFNKYRPQFYFRTTDVTGEISLPAGVEMVMPGDNITIDVKLINKIAMEKGLRFAIREGGRTVGAGQVTEILD
- the secE gene encoding preprotein translocase subunit SecE; this encodes MEKFTSFLKASWEEITEHVTWPPFNELQANTTLVLVGSLIFAFVVGVMDFVFENALNLFYQSF
- the rpoB gene encoding DNA-directed RNA polymerase subunit beta: MATIKATPRKNFSRINQIIDYPDLLGIQVQSFRDFFSLDTSVEDRSGEGLYKVFAENFPIADSRDNFVLEFIDYLLEPPKYSVDESIDRGLTYAVPLKAKLRLICNDADHEEFETIEQEVFLGNIPYMTERGSFVINGAERVIVSQLHRSPGVFFSMSKHTNGSKLYSARIIPFKGSWIEFSTDVNNVMYAYIDRKKKFPVTTLLRAIGFGSDKDILDLFGLSEEISATPANLKKAVGRRLAARVLRTWTEDFVDEDTGEVVSIQRNEVLLERDSTISPEDIEVIVESGQKSVILHKEDMNVADYNIIYNTLQKDSSNSDKEAVEQIYRQLRNAEAPDEQTARDVIQSLFFSDKRYDLGDVGRYRINKKLGSDTSLDVRVLTTGDIVSIVKYLIGLINAKAVVDDIDHLSNRRVRTVGEQLYAQFGVGLARMARTIKERMNVRDNEDFKPVDLINARTLSSVINSFFGTNQLSQFMDQTNPLAEITHKRRMSALGPGGLSRERAGFEVRDVHYTHYGRLCTIETPEGPNIGLISSLCVFAKVNGMGFIETPYRVIDGAGKLTNELIYMTAEEEDSKYIAQANASVDKEGNFTVEKIKTRFEGDFPMVDPSQASFMDVAANQIVSVAASLIPFLEHDDANRALMGSNMQRQGVPLLRPQAPIVGTGLEKRVAMDSRALVVAEGDGVIEFVDAKKIVVKYDRTDDERLVSFIEDSVSYDLVKFRRTNQDTCLNLQPMVLKGQKVKKGEALCQGYGTEGGELALGRNLLVAFMPWQGYNFEDAIVISEKVVREDIFTSIHIEEFELEVRDTKRGEEELTAEIPNVSEETVKNLDENGIVQVGTEVKEGDILIGKITPKGESDPTPEEKLLRAIFGDKAGDVKDASKKAPPSMKGVVIDTKLFSRPTKEERAKHKDELRLLMKKYGRELTALRGRIIEKLVALVDGKTSQGVKHKFGDELVSKGMKFNVRNISENLFPANNPYRDESQYAVAEEVNLIGDVLTDSWTEDSETNLQVSLVLKNYLNARSELMGRFKRDRFALEVGDELPAGIVKLAKVYIAKKRKLKVGDKMAGRHGNKGVVARIVRDEDMPFLEDGTPMDIVLNPLGVPSRMNIGQIYETILAWAGLKLGRRYATPIFDGATEAEVAAELKEAGLPDWGRTFLYNGLSGERFDQQITVGLMYMMKLGHLVDDKMHARSIGPYSLITQQPLGGKAQFGGQRFGEMEVWALEAFGASHILQEILTVKSDDVVGRAKAYEAIVKGENLPKPNIPESFNVLVHELRGLALEITLD
- the rplL gene encoding 50S ribosomal protein L7/L12; the encoded protein is MADLKAFAEQLVNLTVKEVNELATILKDEYGIEPAAAGAVMVAGPAAGGGSDAPAAEEKTSFDVILKAAGQSKLAVVKLVKDLTGLGLKEAKELVDGAPKPVKEGVAKDEAEALKKQLEEAGAEVEVK
- the nusG gene encoding transcription termination/antitermination protein NusG translates to MSSLNWFVLRAVSGQEKKIKSYIENEITRQKLNEFVPQILIPSEKIYEMRNGKKRVREKNFFPGYIIISADLSKGEVLHIITSIPGVIGFLGNAEGNSKVPVPLRQSEINRILGKVDEAEQHEEAPSMSFIRGETVKVVDGPFSGFIGVVEEVFDEKKKLNVVVKIFGRNTPVELSYAQVEKDS